Below is a genomic region from Bos javanicus breed banteng chromosome 13, ARS-OSU_banteng_1.0, whole genome shotgun sequence.
TAACCAGCAGAGGTGGTCTAGCAAGCCTGACCCTCCTGAACCATCCACActtgattattattattctaaagaATAGGGTGTTAGGTCTGGATGAGATTGGGTCTCAGTTCTCCCTATTCCCTCAAAAAGCAGGATTTTTTGATCCTGATCCCCGGATCAGCCCTGAATCAGGCTGGAGTCAGAATGGAGACTGAGAGGGGCTAGAGGGAATGGCTTGGATCACTGCTAGGAGGGGTAAGAACTCACCTTCACGAGTCTATTGCTGCTCCTGATGGTGAGCCTTGTGTTGGCAGGCACCTTACTGGGCACTGTGCTTGCAGGTATCCTGTGGTCAGGTATCCCACTAGTAGGCACTTTGGGTGGCACCATGCCAGAACGCACTGAGTTGATGGGCAATCTGGATGGTGCTAGATTGGTGGGCACTGCACCAGGGGGCTTCAAGCTGGTGGGTAACTTGGAAGGCACTGAGCTGCCAAATGCTGAGTTGGTGGGCACCTTGGAGGGCACTGTGCTGGCAGCCATAGGGTTGTTGGGCACCCCTGCCCCACTGGAGCAGATGGTACCTTCAGTCTGGTCACCAGCACCTCCTGCAGAGGTCAAgccagtggaggaggaggaggtgccaACAGATGGAGCTGACACCGGGGGTCCAGGCAAGCGGCTTGCCCTGGGGGTAGAACGGGCCAAGGGCTGGAAGGAGACAGTCGGAGACACAGGCCCACGGAGTGATGTGGAACTGGAGACCACGCCTGCAGTtggtgaaagaaaatgagaaacacaAACCCACGGGAGTGTTATCCTTGGATCAGAGGGATAGAGAAGGGTCTCTCTGTCCCAACTCACACCATCCCTACTGCATCCAACCTCCCACCCACGGAGGAGTCTCCAGTCCCTTTAGTCACTGATCCCAGGGCTGAAGGCATAATGGTTGCAGACAAATCCTTGGTCCTGTCCCTCCTCGGTCTCTGACCTGTTGTCTCGCAAGAGCAAAGTGATCCCTCCCTCTAACAGGGTCTAGGAGCCTGAAAATCATTATTAGTTTTCCTCTCTGCATTTTTTTCTCCTGCCTGGGACACCCTCTTTCCTCTTGTCTGCCTCTTTCAACCTCTCCTTAGACTAGCAGAATCCTGGATGTTTCTCCCATTGCCATCTTTCTTCTCAGCAGGAACAATCAGAGGCCAGGGCAAGGGGCAGCAGGATGGCTCAAGCAGAAGAGCTCACCCCAGTCATATGGCACCAGAGGCCCATATGGTGCCCCCCTTCTAGGAGGCCTGAGGGCTTGCGGGTGCGGGGACAAAACCATCCCTGGGAAGAGGGCCTGAACTGGGGGAAGCAGGAGGGAGTAGGTGGTGATAGTCCATAAAGGCAGTTATATAAGGATTTGCCACGGAACTCTGAAAACACACATGCCAGGCCCTACATCTGACAAAGGTCAGGGGTGATTCTGATGtccaccccacccctaccccaaatCTACCACCATAACGTCTCATGGGACCTGTGTCCATACTTCTACTGAAATCAAAGTGCCCTTTGTCTCCCTGGTCCACAGCAATATTTTCTGAAAAGGTGTTTCACAGCAGGCTGGCACTGCCAAGTGCAAAAGGATGCTTGAGATAGAGTGACAGGAGCATGGAACACTAAGGATGGCTTCTCTGAACCTTTAACTTCTCGTGTGCCTTGTGGCTGTTCCATGGGCACTGGGGGCTGGCTGGGTACCAATGTTATGTGGAACTCAATTTAGGAAATATGCCAGCCTTAAAGATCAGAGTAGACAGTATTATACTCCTGAGACGTCTGATGTGAGGGTCCAGGCACTTGAATGATGAAGAATATACTTCCTCTGGAGATTGAAATGTTTGAGTGATTTGCTGGGAGCTGGAGACCCCTTTGGGATGGGGCAATGCTCCCTGCCAacagctggcccagccctgtaCTCTCCTTACACTGTCCTCTAGGTCCTGGCGCATCCCTTATATACTCCCTTAGGCATAGTGCAGACATGGCCCTAATTCACTTCTACCTGTATCCACGCCCTCTGCAATGTGACCTTATCAGTCCTCTCGAGGGATGGAGTTTATCTTTCTACTCCTCGATGCTGGGCTGGCCTGGTAATTTGCTTTATCCCACAgaaagaagcaggaagaaaacCGCATCAGTTTTGAACCTATGACCCAGgagtcctctctccctctctcagaaCAGAGCTCGGCTCAGGTATATGAAATGGGCTTGTTTACTGGGAGACGAGAGGTTCATGGAAGAGAACCGAGATGCTCCAGCCAAGAGCCATAAACAACTTATATGTAAACTGATGTGTATACAAGAGGGAATTCAGCCCAGCCGAGCCAGCCCAAATTGCTGACCCACACAATCACAAGCTGAATAAACAGTTGTTATTTTAAGCTACCAAATTCTGAGACTGTATGTTACAAGCAGATACTAATCAATATGTCCTCTGAGGAAGGTTGCTCCCTGGGGAATACCACCTTTGCCTCCTGTCCAAGAAAGCCAGAGGGATAACCCTCTTACCCTCACTGGGAGGTCAGAAAGGCACTATAATTTCAGAGTCCATGCGTACCTGCTGTGTGGGTATTGCCCAGTTCTGTGTCTTGCTCCTGATGTACACTGGAGGTCAGAGTGCTGAGGGCCACCGTGTCAGACAAGGGCTCCAGGGGGCCACCCAGCCTCTTCAGGACAGCCCCAGAATGGGATGGTTGTGGGGCTTTCTCTGAATTCTGCAAGAGGGAATATAGGAATAAGGCAGTCGCTTCTTCCAGGAGCTGGCAAAGGGCAACTTATGCTTGAGACAGCTCctacaggccacagtccatgccaCAGAGCATAGGACCAAGGAAGCCTTTACCTCGGCCTTGGCCATTGCCAGAACGTCTGTCTACAGGTGACTGTGAACCTCCTTCATAGAAAATCTTCGTATGGGAGAGTCTCTACTCATCTGTCTGGCCCTAAAGAAAAGTCTCCCTCTCTGGGGCCACTGCACAGACCCTTTCTCAGGCTTCAAGTTCATGATTTGGTGTCTCCTGGACATCTAACTGCCCAGTCATCATATCCCAATAGAATCAGACATATTTCCCCAAAACTTGGCTTTACTGGTGATGATTACAGCTCCAACTATCCATCTCTTACCCCACCACCTCCTGCTCCCTCACTCCCCCTATCTGGTCATACCCTGATCCCTTGACTCAGCTCAACATCTCAAATGGACCATTGCAAAGACCTCAAAATTGTGACCTCACAGCTGACTGATGACAGAGGGGTGAGGCTGCCATGTGGTGAAGACCTGGTCAACAGTCTGGCAGCTGGTCTGGGGCAGATGCACATTGTTCTGAGCAGAGTTTAGGCAGGATCTGTGAGGGGCTTCCAGAAGGCTGGGTGGGCAGAAGCAAAAAGACAGGAACACAAAAGCAGGAGGTGTGTGGACGCACCTCTCCCAGGGACTCTGGTGGCTGGGTATCCTGGACAGGCATAAGGTAACTTGGCTCGTACTCTGTGTGGCCATTGTCAGGGATGCTGGGGGCCACAGCAGGTGTGGAGGGCCTTGGAATCTCAGCAGGAATTGATGGTGGCTCCAGTGGGGCTGGAGGGTGGTTTGGACTCCCTGAAGGATAAAGATAAAGTCAAGTCAAGGAGGAACTGGAGACTCTCAGGGACAGGAGAGGCCTGGGTGCTCCCAGGTCATGGTTATCAGTTTCCCCATAGCATCAACAGCTACCCTGAGGTGGAAGGCATCCTTCAGGGGAGACCCGTGTCGCCAAGTGGAAGGCAGGTACTAGAGGGAGAGTGGAGATGGAGAGGGCAAGGAGTGGTAGAGGCAGGAGACGGGAGAGCGCGGGGGGCGCCTCAGAAGCCTCTCACCACCCTGCCTGTATCAGCAGTCACCACTTCTCTGTCCCCAGGCATTCTGGACACAGTGGCTTTCTTCTCCTCCTTGTGGGTGGCTTTCACCACTAACTGACCCTTGACCTAAAGCTGCTTCCTTAACCCCTCCCCTTGGCCCCCACCAACCATGCCTGGTCCTACCACAGCTGTTTGTGTCTGGGGAAATCACAAATTGTTAATCTCCACAAATGAAGAGATGagttaggaaggaaggaaagaaggggggtggggagaaagaaaggCAAACATGGTGATATTTTTAAGGCTGTGGATCTGAGTAGTGTGTCAGGAATTGTCTCTATCTGAAATATAGACAGGTCTTGTGTGAGTTTTCTTCCTGCCTCAGGCCCTGAGACCCTGGCCCCAGTGGACCCCCTCTGAGTACTTGGCTTGGCAGGGAGCATTGAGAGCGCAAGGAGGGATAGCAGGGCAACTGGGGGTTGGAGGGAGTGGGTGGTTAGGAGGCTCTAGGGGAAacgagggggaggggaggagatgaggggaaaggaaggaaaaagcccatgaggaggaaagcagagacagtcatgggatggggagagaagagaTGAATAGAGAGAAGGAAGGTGAACACGGGAGAGGAGACAGGAGGAAGTGAGAAAAGCGTAGCAGGCAAACATCATAGCTGCAAAAATTAGAGGAGGCTGC
It encodes:
- the MAVS gene encoding mitochondrial antiviral-signaling protein isoform X1 codes for the protein MGQFRTQTVMTFAEDKTYEYIRYNHSNFCNIHVLDILPHLSCLTINDQDRLRAHFDRWGNQGTLWNLFDSLRRRNGWVDSFIRALRACEHTVLADEVAHVYQSNLPRSPNHPPAPLEPPSIPAEIPRPSTPAVAPSIPDNGHTEYEPSYLMPVQDTQPPESLGENSEKAPQPSHSGAVLKRLGGPLEPLSDTVALSTLTSSVHQEQDTELGNTHTAGVVSSSTSLRGPVSPTVSFQPLARSTPRASRLPGPPVSAPSVGTSSSSTGLTSAGGAGDQTEGTICSSGAGVPNNPMAASTVPSKVPTNSAFGSSVPSKLPTSLKPPGAVPTNLAPSRLPINSVRSGMVPPKVPTSGIPDHRIPASTVPSKVPANTRLTIRSSNRLVKETPASPVPTGTATGGTSLWPDSSSDCCGSELELSKPGRLVSRMDSQPFSVCSADLAISHSNSLGMGPDNAPEENEYVSEDTIRIHENPSTSLLGDSPGTYTTPEEDELKELPVVRTMPWASWLGVAMAGALLVLLASLYRRRLPQ
- the MAVS gene encoding mitochondrial antiviral-signaling protein isoform X2 gives rise to the protein MGQFRTQTVMTFAEDKTYEYIRYNHSNFCNIHVLDILPHLSCLTINDQDRLRAHFDRWGNQGTLWNLFDSLRRRNGWVDSFIRALRACEHTVLADEVAHVYQSNLPRSPNHPPAPLEPPSIPAEIPRPSTPAVAPSIPDNGHTEYEPSYLMPVQDTQPPESLGENSEKAPQPSHSGAVLKRLGGPLEPLSDTVALSTLTSSVHQEQDTELGNTHTAGVVSSSTSLRGPVSPTVSFQPLARSTPRASRLPGPPVSAPSVGTSSSSTGLTSAGGAGDQTEGTICSSGAGVPNNPMAASTVPSKVPTNSAFGSSVPSKLPTSLKPPGAVPTNLAPSRLPINSVRSGMVPPKVPTSGIPDHRIPASTVPSKVPANTRLTIRSSNRLVKTPASPVPTGTATGGTSLWPDSSSDCCGSELELSKPGRLVSRMDSQPFSVCSADLAISHSNSLGMGPDNAPEENEYVSEDTIRIHENPSTSLLGDSPGTYTTPEEDELKELPVVRTMPWASWLGVAMAGALLVLLASLYRRRLPQ